One window from the genome of Pseudomonadota bacterium encodes:
- a CDS encoding chromate resistance protein, whose amino-acid sequence MIWVTRRPLALEPLACAWLVRRFVDTASEFRFAAVEDVDRLAAATGAIPFAVAGVRLGGIVELERLGDFVHVFRLDAPGIRRFERAVGAAANDAGAVVPEAAGARAILAGLLDRSREEQDALRLGLPLVDCLYAWCREASWEPHWHPWDPASRLQRFAARLAARCRAGRTLGPRQPLPPLGPHLLRDLGIADDDLSGREERRRWQNLMIRRVI is encoded by the coding sequence ATGATCTGGGTCACGCGGCGACCGCTCGCTCTCGAGCCGCTCGCTTGCGCTTGGCTGGTGCGGCGCTTCGTCGACACCGCCAGCGAATTCCGCTTCGCCGCCGTAGAGGACGTGGATCGGCTCGCCGCTGCCACCGGCGCCATTCCCTTTGCCGTCGCCGGCGTCAGGCTGGGGGGCATCGTCGAGCTGGAAAGGCTCGGCGACTTCGTGCATGTGTTCCGGCTGGACGCGCCCGGCATTCGGCGCTTCGAGCGGGCGGTCGGCGCCGCCGCCAACGACGCCGGCGCGGTGGTGCCGGAAGCCGCCGGTGCGCGCGCCATCCTCGCCGGCCTCCTCGATCGATCGCGAGAAGAGCAGGACGCGCTCCGCCTGGGCTTGCCGCTGGTCGATTGCCTCTATGCGTGGTGCCGCGAGGCCTCGTGGGAGCCGCATTGGCATCCCTGGGATCCGGCATCGAGGCTGCAGCGCTTCGCCGCCCGGCTCGCCGCGCGCTGTCGGGCGGGACGCACGCTCGGCCCGCGCCAGCCTTTGCCGCCGCTGGGACCCCATCTCCTCCGCGATCTCGGGATTGCCGATGATGACCTTTCCGGACGGGAGGAGCGCCGACGCTGGCAGAACCTGATGATACGGCGGGTGATATGA
- a CDS encoding peroxiredoxin — MTIKVGDKVPAAKLRQMTSDGAKDVIPTELFANKKVVLFALPGAFTPTCSAKHLPGFRDKAADLKGKGVDMIACLSVNDAFVMDAWGKSQNVGDKVVMLADGNGDFTRAVGLEMDGTGFGMGKRSKRYAMVIENGVVKQLEVENPGEFKVSSAEHILSVL, encoded by the coding sequence ATGACGATCAAGGTCGGCGACAAGGTTCCGGCGGCGAAGCTGAGACAAATGACATCGGACGGCGCGAAGGACGTGATTCCCACCGAGCTCTTCGCCAACAAGAAGGTCGTGCTGTTCGCGCTTCCCGGCGCCTTCACGCCGACATGCTCGGCCAAGCATCTGCCGGGCTTCCGCGACAAGGCCGCCGATCTCAAGGGCAAGGGTGTGGACATGATCGCCTGCCTGTCGGTCAACGACGCCTTCGTCATGGACGCCTGGGGCAAGAGCCAGAACGTCGGCGACAAGGTGGTGATGCTCGCCGACGGCAACGGCGATTTCACCCGCGCCGTCGGCCTGGAGATGGACGGCACCGGCTTCGGCATGGGCAAGCGCTCCAAGCGCTATGCCATGGTCATCGAGAACGGCGTCGTCAAGCAGCTCGAAGTGGAGAATCCGGGCGAGTTCAAGGTCTCCAGCGCCGAGCACATCCTGTCGGTGCTGTGA
- the hyfB gene encoding hydrogenase 4 subunit B: MLSLVLLGVALLLLLGALAPFVGGEAAARRIVYGASLAISAVLAVLAIARLLEGGPPASAVLPIGLPWLDAHFRLDELSAYFLVVVNLVAAIVSIFAFGYASHDVEPARVTPPYPVFLAGCNLVLIADDAFMFLLSWEFMSLSSWLLVMANHRQPETRRAAFVYLVMAAFGTLMLLFAFGVLAGPAGDYDFDSMREAKVKPLLASAAFVLVLLGTGSKAGLVPLHVWLPLAHPAAPSHVSALMSGVMTKVALYGMIRVLFDLLGEPAWWWGGLVLLLGAVSAVIGVLYALLQRDLKVMLAYSTVENVGIIVLGIGLALAFKASRLPDLAALALVAALLHVMNHALFKSLLFCGAGAVLVATGQRDLEKLGGLIRRMPLTALFFLVGCLALSGLPPLNGFVSEWLTFQAIFSSTAFSNELLRLGVPVAGALLALSAALAAACFIKAFGIAFLGRPRGAAAAAALEPEGAMTAALALFSFACLVLGAFPGFAILIADPVARTLLGDGLPVNVGGFLWLTPFPDGATSYSGLIVLVLVLSVPLSIVWLVQRLGVRQQRRSHLWDCGFPDPSPATQYTASSFSQPIRRVFGTVLFRARESVDMPPPGDMRPARFAVTLVDPAWDWLFQPIGRIVGYVTQRINILQFMTIRRYLSLMFTALVILLLVVVVNQ; encoded by the coding sequence ATGTTGAGCCTGGTCCTTCTCGGCGTGGCTTTGTTGCTGCTCTTGGGAGCGCTGGCGCCGTTCGTCGGTGGCGAGGCCGCTGCGCGCCGCATCGTCTACGGGGCAAGCCTCGCCATCTCGGCGGTTCTGGCAGTGCTGGCGATCGCAAGGTTGCTCGAGGGCGGACCGCCGGCGAGTGCCGTCTTGCCCATCGGCCTGCCCTGGCTCGATGCGCATTTTCGGCTGGACGAGCTGTCCGCCTATTTCCTGGTGGTGGTCAATCTGGTGGCCGCCATCGTCAGCATCTTCGCCTTCGGCTATGCCAGCCACGATGTCGAGCCGGCACGGGTCACCCCGCCCTATCCGGTGTTCCTCGCCGGCTGCAATCTCGTGCTCATCGCCGACGACGCCTTCATGTTCCTGTTGTCCTGGGAGTTCATGTCGCTGTCGTCGTGGCTCCTGGTCATGGCCAACCATCGCCAGCCGGAAACCCGCCGCGCCGCCTTCGTCTACCTGGTGATGGCGGCCTTCGGCACGCTCATGCTGCTGTTTGCCTTCGGCGTGCTCGCCGGACCGGCCGGCGACTACGATTTCGATTCCATGCGCGAGGCCAAAGTTAAGCCGCTGCTCGCCTCGGCCGCCTTCGTGCTGGTGCTGCTCGGCACCGGCTCCAAGGCCGGGCTGGTGCCGTTGCATGTCTGGCTGCCGCTGGCGCACCCGGCCGCACCCTCGCATGTCTCGGCCCTGATGAGCGGCGTCATGACCAAGGTGGCGCTCTACGGCATGATCCGCGTGCTCTTCGATCTCCTGGGTGAGCCGGCCTGGTGGTGGGGCGGGCTGGTGCTGCTGCTGGGTGCGGTCAGCGCCGTCATCGGCGTGCTCTATGCGCTGCTGCAGCGCGACCTGAAGGTGATGCTCGCCTACAGCACGGTCGAGAATGTCGGCATCATCGTGCTCGGCATCGGGCTTGCGCTCGCCTTCAAGGCGAGCCGTCTGCCCGATCTGGCGGCGCTGGCGCTAGTGGCCGCACTCCTGCACGTGATGAACCACGCCCTCTTCAAAAGCCTGTTGTTTTGCGGCGCGGGCGCAGTGCTGGTCGCGACCGGCCAGCGCGATCTGGAGAAGCTCGGCGGCCTCATCCGCCGCATGCCGCTGACGGCGCTGTTCTTCCTCGTCGGCTGCCTGGCGCTCTCCGGCCTGCCGCCCTTGAACGGCTTCGTCTCGGAATGGCTGACCTTCCAGGCGATCTTCTCCTCGACCGCGTTCTCGAACGAGCTCTTGCGCCTGGGCGTGCCGGTCGCCGGCGCGCTCTTGGCGCTCTCGGCCGCCTTGGCGGCGGCGTGCTTCATCAAGGCGTTCGGCATTGCCTTTCTCGGGCGGCCGCGGGGAGCGGCGGCGGCGGCCGCACTCGAGCCCGAGGGGGCGATGACGGCGGCCTTGGCGCTGTTCTCCTTCGCCTGCCTGGTCTTGGGTGCCTTTCCCGGCTTCGCCATCCTCATCGCCGACCCGGTGGCGCGCACGCTTTTGGGCGACGGTCTGCCGGTCAATGTCGGCGGCTTCCTCTGGCTCACTCCCTTTCCCGATGGCGCCACTTCCTATAGCGGTCTCATCGTGCTGGTGCTGGTGCTGTCGGTGCCGCTGTCGATCGTATGGCTGGTGCAGCGCCTGGGGGTTCGCCAGCAGCGGCGCTCCCACTTGTGGGATTGCGGCTTTCCCGACCCGAGCCCGGCCACCCAATACACCGCATCCAGCTTCTCGCAGCCGATCCGCCGCGTCTTCGGCACGGTCCTGTTCCGTGCGCGGGAGAGCGTCGACATGCCGCCGCCCGGCGACATGCGCCCGGCTAGGTTCGCCGTCACGCTGGTGGATCCGGCCTGGGATTGGCTGTTCCAGCCGATCGGGCGCATCGTCGGCTACGTCACCCAGCGCATCAACATCCTGCAGTTCATGACCATCAGGCGCTATCTGTCGCTGATGTTCACCGCACTCGTCATCCTGCTCCTGGTCGTGGTGGTGAACCAGTGA
- a CDS encoding NADH-quinone oxidoreductase subunit H: MTGLILQIVQSLSVLLVAPLFTGLVRKIKARLVGRVGPALVQPYRDLARLMRKEAVVAEHASWLFRSTPYVVFALAWLVASVVPTFAIGHALAGVGDLIAIVALLATARFFLALAGMDIGTSFGGIGASRDLMIASLAEPAMLMVVFSVALVAGSTALPTIASFVLTDGIGLEVSLALALISVVMVAIAENGRIPIDNPATHLELTMVHEAMVLEYSGRHLALIEAAGMLRLVIYVSLIACIFAPWGLARAEGAGLADYAVGYAVFVLHLGFAGLALAVFETSIAKMRVFRVGEFLGAALILALLAVIFRFVSDVF; the protein is encoded by the coding sequence GTGACCGGCCTCATCTTGCAGATCGTGCAGAGCCTGTCGGTCCTGCTCGTAGCACCGCTCTTCACCGGGCTCGTGCGCAAGATCAAGGCCCGCCTCGTCGGGCGCGTCGGGCCGGCCTTGGTGCAGCCCTACCGCGACTTGGCGAGGCTCATGCGCAAGGAGGCGGTGGTGGCGGAGCATGCCTCCTGGCTGTTCCGCTCGACTCCCTATGTGGTCTTCGCGCTGGCTTGGCTGGTGGCCTCGGTGGTGCCGACGTTTGCCATCGGCCACGCGCTCGCCGGCGTCGGCGATCTCATCGCCATCGTTGCCTTGCTCGCCACCGCGCGGTTCTTCCTGGCGCTTGCCGGCATGGACATCGGCACCAGCTTCGGCGGCATCGGCGCCAGCCGCGATTTGATGATCGCCTCCTTGGCCGAGCCGGCGATGCTCATGGTGGTGTTCTCGGTGGCGCTGGTCGCCGGCTCGACGGCGCTGCCGACGATCGCCTCTTTCGTCTTGACCGACGGCATCGGTCTCGAGGTGTCGCTGGCGCTGGCGCTCATCTCCGTCGTCATGGTGGCGATCGCCGAGAACGGCCGCATCCCCATCGACAATCCCGCCACCCATCTCGAGCTCACCATGGTGCACGAGGCGATGGTGCTGGAGTATTCCGGCCGGCACCTGGCGCTGATCGAGGCGGCCGGCATGCTGAGGCTGGTGATCTACGTGTCGCTCATTGCCTGCATCTTCGCGCCCTGGGGTCTGGCGCGCGCCGAGGGAGCGGGGCTCGCCGACTACGCCGTCGGCTACGCGGTCTTCGTCCTCCATCTCGGCTTCGCCGGCCTGGCGCTCGCCGTGTTCGAGACCTCGATCGCCAAGATGCGGGTGTTCCGCGTCGGCGAATTCTTAGGTGCCGCCCTCATCCTGGCGCTGCTGGCGGTGATCTTCCGCTTCGTCTCCGACGTGTTCTGA
- a CDS encoding hydrogenase-4 component E produces the protein MPAAANHFYYDVAHLLGALVLLCSFVLIYQRRLTGIINAFTMQSLALALAAAWQAFVQDAPHLFVTAGIALLFKTVTVPVALHWIVRRLAIHETVENALGIGLSLLSGVGLVALAVLLVLPVTGSTAALTRETLAMALSILLLGLLIMIARRNAIAQVVGFMSLENGLVLAAVGVKGMPLVVEMSVAFSLLVAFILFGLFFFRIRERFDTLDLQFVESFRGERR, from the coding sequence ATGCCGGCAGCCGCCAATCACTTCTACTATGACGTGGCGCATCTGTTGGGCGCCTTGGTGCTGCTGTGCAGCTTCGTCCTCATCTACCAGCGCCGCCTGACCGGAATCATCAATGCCTTCACCATGCAGTCCCTGGCGCTGGCGCTGGCGGCCGCCTGGCAAGCCTTCGTCCAGGACGCCCCGCATCTCTTCGTGACCGCCGGCATAGCGCTCCTGTTCAAGACCGTGACCGTGCCGGTCGCCCTCCACTGGATCGTTCGCCGCCTGGCGATCCACGAGACGGTGGAGAACGCGCTCGGCATCGGGCTGTCGCTGCTCTCCGGGGTCGGACTGGTGGCGCTCGCCGTGCTCCTGGTGCTGCCGGTCACCGGCTCGACCGCGGCCTTGACCCGCGAGACCTTGGCGATGGCGCTGTCGATCCTGCTCCTGGGCCTCCTCATCATGATCGCCCGGCGCAATGCGATCGCCCAGGTCGTCGGCTTCATGTCCTTGGAGAACGGGCTGGTCCTGGCGGCGGTCGGCGTGAAGGGCATGCCGCTGGTGGTCGAGATGAGCGTCGCCTTCTCGCTCCTGGTCGCCTTCATCCTTTTCGGCCTGTTCTTCTTCCGCATCCGCGAGCGCTTCGACACCCTCGACCTGCAGTTCGTCGAGAGCTTCCGAGGCGAGCGCCGGTGA
- a CDS encoding hydrogenase 4 subunit F has translation MISIALILGIPLAAASMLAFVPQHKIGGWLNTGASFLTLIAGASLLIGRPEPSALAFIDDFNIYLVVLTSFGAFTAAWFSAGYIDHEVKTGRLSPAYLRFYHAMYQMLSFGMLLALVSNNIGVMWAAIELATLTTVVMVSLYRTRPALEAAWKYFILGSVGIALALFGTILVYLAAQTAMGPGLQALSWSSLYKEAPNFQPELLNLAFVFLLVGFGTKVGLVPLHAWLPDAHAEGPTPISAVLSGLLLNVALYAVVRYKMLLAANGDALAPGPLLISMGLSSLIVASLMLYRRRDIKRLFAYSSIEHMGIITFAFGMGGHLANFAGLLHMAMHSLTKSAIFYAVGLIAQAKGSQRIEDIRGLTSSNPVLGWGFVAAVAAIAGLPPFGLFMSEFLLVSSTFPRSQLLAVVLVFGLVLAFGGLMVRLHQIAFGPAEGEAKPITASLVPLFAHLVLILLAGLFLPRPLVAWFQSVADLLG, from the coding sequence GTGATCTCGATCGCCCTCATCCTCGGGATTCCGCTCGCCGCCGCCTCGATGCTGGCCTTCGTGCCGCAGCACAAGATCGGCGGCTGGCTCAATACCGGTGCCTCCTTCCTGACGCTGATCGCCGGCGCCAGCCTGTTGATCGGCCGGCCCGAGCCCTCGGCCTTGGCCTTCATCGACGACTTCAACATCTATCTCGTGGTGCTGACCTCCTTCGGCGCCTTCACCGCCGCCTGGTTCAGCGCCGGCTACATCGACCACGAGGTCAAGACCGGAAGGCTGTCGCCGGCCTATCTGCGCTTCTACCACGCCATGTATCAGATGCTGAGCTTCGGCATGCTGCTGGCGCTGGTCAGCAACAACATCGGGGTGATGTGGGCGGCGATCGAGCTCGCCACGCTCACCACCGTGGTCATGGTCAGCCTCTATCGAACCCGGCCGGCGCTGGAAGCCGCGTGGAAATACTTCATCCTGGGTTCGGTCGGCATCGCGCTCGCCTTGTTCGGCACCATCCTCGTCTACTTGGCGGCGCAGACGGCAATGGGCCCCGGGCTGCAGGCCTTGTCTTGGTCGTCCCTCTACAAGGAAGCGCCCAATTTCCAGCCCGAGCTCTTGAACCTCGCCTTCGTCTTTCTGCTGGTCGGCTTCGGCACCAAGGTCGGCCTGGTGCCGCTGCATGCCTGGCTGCCCGACGCCCATGCCGAAGGTCCGACGCCGATATCGGCGGTGCTGTCGGGCCTGCTCTTGAACGTCGCCCTCTATGCGGTGGTCCGCTACAAGATGCTGCTCGCCGCCAACGGCGATGCGCTGGCCCCGGGCCCGCTGTTGATTTCCATGGGCCTCTCCTCGCTCATCGTCGCCTCGCTGATGCTCTATCGCCGGCGCGACATCAAGCGGCTCTTCGCCTATTCCTCGATCGAGCATATGGGCATCATCACCTTCGCCTTCGGCATGGGCGGCCATCTGGCGAATTTCGCCGGCCTTCTGCACATGGCGATGCACAGCCTGACCAAGTCGGCGATCTTCTATGCGGTCGGCCTCATCGCCCAAGCCAAGGGCTCGCAGCGCATCGAGGACATCAGGGGCTTGACCTCGAGCAATCCCGTCTTGGGATGGGGCTTCGTCGCCGCCGTGGCGGCGATCGCCGGCCTGCCGCCCTTCGGCCTGTTCATGAGCGAGTTCCTGCTGGTCTCCTCCACCTTCCCGCGCTCGCAATTGCTGGCGGTCGTGCTCGTCTTTGGCCTGGTGCTCGCCTTCGGCGGGCTCATGGTGCGCCTGCATCAGATCGCCTTCGGGCCCGCCGAGGGCGAGGCGAAGCCGATCACCGCCTCGCTGGTGCCGCTGTTCGCGCATCTCGTGCTGATTCTCCTGGCCGGGCTCTTTCTGCCGCGGCCGCTGGTCGCCTGGTTCCAATCGGTCGCGGACTTGCTAGGCTGA
- a CDS encoding nickel-dependent hydrogenase large subunit, translated as MSDAAGLASVLATLGPEDGTLPWPRYRLDRESWRGLIARLATVDWSLVALWGEEKTVQLALRDEVAGTQALARLDCPEGSYPSLAAVRPGAIRLERAIRDLHGLDAEGAADTRPWLDHGRWGAISRLIAAAPYPFLPVEGEGVHQIPVGPVHAGIIEPGHFRFHANGETVVRLEERLGYVHKGTERLMQGKTALEAARLAGRLSGDATVAYAIAFARAVEAALGVEPPPRAVYLRALMAELERIANHFGDFGAICNDAAFGFIQAHATVAREGVLRAAETCFGHRLMMDRVVPGGVAVDLAEAAGPRVALLMTELADSLAYLMRIYDNKPSLQDRTVSTGVALSELVHRFAAGGFVGRASGRAVDARKSPGYPPYDDLDFDIPTRSEGDVHARLMIRIEELKQSFRLVEQLLERMPQGEIRRELPSAVGGGGSGEGIAEVESFRGDVFVYVKLDGEGRVIRCHPRDPSWFQWPLLEACVENNIVADFPLCNKSFNCSYSGHDL; from the coding sequence ATGAGCGACGCAGCCGGTCTCGCCAGCGTTCTCGCCACTCTCGGCCCCGAGGATGGAACTCTGCCGTGGCCGCGCTATCGCCTGGACCGCGAGAGCTGGCGCGGCCTCATCGCTCGGCTGGCGACGGTCGACTGGTCCCTGGTGGCGCTCTGGGGCGAGGAGAAGACGGTGCAGCTGGCGCTCCGCGACGAGGTCGCCGGAACCCAGGCCCTCGCCCGCCTCGACTGTCCCGAGGGGAGCTATCCCTCGCTCGCGGCGGTGAGGCCGGGGGCCATCCGGCTCGAGCGCGCGATCCGCGATTTGCATGGTCTCGACGCCGAAGGTGCCGCCGATACCCGTCCGTGGCTCGACCATGGCAGGTGGGGAGCGATCTCGCGGCTGATCGCCGCGGCACCTTATCCGTTCCTTCCCGTCGAGGGCGAAGGGGTGCACCAGATCCCGGTCGGCCCGGTGCATGCCGGCATCATCGAGCCGGGGCATTTCCGCTTCCACGCCAATGGCGAGACCGTCGTCAGGCTGGAGGAGCGGCTGGGCTATGTGCACAAGGGCACCGAGCGGCTGATGCAGGGAAAGACCGCGCTCGAAGCCGCGCGCCTGGCCGGGCGCCTCTCCGGCGATGCCACCGTCGCCTACGCCATCGCCTTTGCCCGCGCCGTCGAGGCCGCACTCGGCGTGGAGCCGCCGCCGCGCGCGGTCTATCTCCGCGCGCTGATGGCCGAGCTCGAGCGCATCGCCAACCATTTCGGCGATTTCGGCGCCATCTGCAACGACGCCGCCTTTGGCTTCATCCAGGCGCATGCCACGGTCGCCCGCGAAGGCGTGCTGCGCGCGGCCGAGACCTGCTTCGGCCACCGCTTGATGATGGACCGGGTGGTCCCCGGCGGGGTCGCCGTCGACTTGGCGGAGGCCGCCGGCCCGCGCGTGGCGCTGCTGATGACCGAGCTCGCCGACAGCCTCGCCTATCTCATGCGCATCTACGACAACAAGCCCTCGCTGCAGGATCGCACCGTCTCGACCGGTGTGGCACTCTCGGAGCTGGTGCACCGCTTCGCCGCCGGCGGCTTCGTCGGCCGCGCCTCGGGCCGCGCCGTCGATGCCAGGAAGTCCCCGGGATACCCGCCCTACGACGATCTCGACTTCGATATTCCGACGCGCAGCGAAGGCGACGTGCACGCCCGGCTGATGATCCGCATCGAGGAGCTGAAGCAGTCCTTCCGCCTGGTCGAGCAGCTCTTGGAGCGCATGCCCCAGGGCGAGATCCGCCGCGAGCTTCCGTCCGCGGTGGGTGGGGGCGGGAGCGGCGAAGGCATCGCCGAGGTCGAGAGCTTCCGCGGCGATGTGTTCGTCTACGTCAAGCTCGACGGCGAAGGCCGCGTCATCCGCTGCCACCCCCGCGATCCCTCCTGGTTCCAATGGCCGCTCTTGGAGGCCTGCGTCGAGAACAACATCGTCGCCGACTTCCCGCTCTGCAACAAGTCGTTCAACTGCTCCTATTCCGGACACGATCTCTGA
- a CDS encoding NADH-quinone oxidoreductase subunit B family protein → MWRLIAKTLVKGPFTIAAPPPSGDGLAELASRVDSAARARLGRSLVIREVDAGSCNGCELEIHALNNPVYDLERFGIRFAASPRHADVLMVTGPVTKNMAEALKRTYDATPNPKWVVAIGDCAFDGGLFQGGYAVVGGVKEVVPVDLHIRGCPPTPTQMLTGLLALLETVERPQP, encoded by the coding sequence ATGTGGCGCCTGATTGCCAAGACGCTGGTCAAGGGTCCGTTCACCATCGCCGCGCCGCCGCCTTCCGGCGACGGCCTGGCGGAGCTGGCGAGCCGGGTCGATTCGGCGGCGCGCGCCCGCCTCGGCCGCAGCCTCGTTATCCGCGAGGTCGATGCCGGCTCCTGCAATGGCTGCGAGCTCGAGATCCATGCGCTCAATAATCCCGTCTACGATCTCGAGCGCTTCGGCATCCGCTTCGCCGCCAGCCCGCGCCATGCCGATGTGCTGATGGTGACCGGGCCGGTCACCAAGAACATGGCCGAGGCCCTGAAGCGCACCTATGACGCCACACCCAACCCGAAATGGGTGGTGGCGATCGGCGATTGCGCCTTCGATGGCGGGCTGTTCCAGGGCGGCTATGCGGTCGTCGGCGGGGTCAAGGAGGTGGTGCCGGTCGACCTCCACATCCGCGGCTGCCCGCCGACGCCGACCCAGATGCTCACCGGCCTGTTGGCGCTCCTGGAGACCGTCGAGCGCCCGCAGCCCTGA
- a CDS encoding type II toxin-antitoxin system prevent-host-death family antitoxin has translation MAKQISLRDANQGFARCVRAVEAGQEFVITRNGKPVARLVPIAGHRVLTSQQQAARARALARMRKGWPIGAGKLNRASLHER, from the coding sequence ATGGCCAAACAGATCAGCCTCCGCGATGCGAACCAAGGCTTTGCACGCTGCGTGCGCGCGGTCGAAGCCGGCCAGGAATTCGTGATCACCCGCAACGGCAAGCCTGTCGCTCGTCTCGTGCCGATCGCCGGGCACCGTGTTCTGACCTCGCAGCAGCAGGCTGCGCGAGCCCGCGCTCTGGCCCGAATGCGGAAGGGCTGGCCAATCGGCGCCGGCAAGCTCAACCGGGCATCCTTGCATGAGCGCTGA
- a CDS encoding PIN domain-containing protein, which produces MSAERFTLDTNILVYSVDSKAGTRHMLALEIVNLAVERDCCLTLQALSEFYAAVTRKGIVPPMEAAAQAEDWLEIFPAAAASQTSVKAALASVASGRASYWDALLLATAAEAGCTTILTEDLSDGSTFDGVRIHNPFARNGLSGPARRLLSVK; this is translated from the coding sequence ATGAGCGCTGAGCGCTTCACGCTCGATACCAACATCCTTGTCTATAGCGTCGACTCCAAAGCCGGCACCCGCCACATGCTGGCGCTCGAAATCGTGAACCTGGCGGTCGAGCGCGATTGCTGTCTCACATTGCAAGCGCTCTCGGAGTTTTACGCGGCCGTCACCCGCAAAGGGATCGTGCCGCCCATGGAGGCGGCCGCTCAGGCGGAAGACTGGCTGGAGATCTTTCCCGCCGCCGCCGCTTCGCAGACCTCGGTGAAAGCGGCCCTGGCAAGCGTCGCCTCCGGGCGGGCGTCCTACTGGGACGCACTCTTGCTGGCGACCGCCGCGGAGGCCGGCTGCACGACGATTCTGACGGAAGACCTCTCCGATGGAAGCACGTTCGACGGCGTGCGCATCCACAATCCGTTCGCGAGAAACGGCCTCTCCGGCCCTGCGCGCAGATTGCTAAGCGTCAAATAG
- a CDS encoding heme-binding protein produces the protein MRRIGPLVASTGLALLMGSAADAQLLERKDLSYAIAKTIAEGAVESCQAKGYRVSAVVVNRGGETLVAFRGDGSGPHTMENARRKAYTAMTFRQPTTAYAKRFADNDPTVRQQVTLPNVIAIGGGLPIKVGEDVIGGAGVSGSPGVDEPCVQAGIDKVADLLK, from the coding sequence ATGCGTCGCATCGGTCCGTTGGTCGCCAGTACCGGGCTGGCCTTGCTCATGGGCTCGGCTGCCGATGCGCAGCTCCTCGAGCGCAAGGATCTGTCTTACGCCATCGCCAAGACGATCGCCGAGGGTGCCGTCGAGAGCTGCCAGGCCAAGGGCTACAGGGTCTCGGCTGTGGTGGTGAATCGCGGCGGCGAGACTCTGGTGGCGTTCCGCGGCGACGGCTCGGGCCCGCACACCATGGAGAATGCACGGCGCAAGGCCTACACGGCGATGACGTTCCGGCAGCCGACCACGGCCTACGCCAAGCGCTTCGCCGACAACGACCCGACCGTGCGCCAGCAGGTAACGCTCCCCAACGTGATTGCCATCGGCGGCGGGCTGCCGATCAAGGTCGGCGAGGACGTGATCGGCGGCGCCGGCGTCTCCGGCTCGCCCGGCGTGGACGAGCCCTGCGTGCAAGCCGGCATCGACAAGGTCGCCGACCTGCTGAAGTGA
- the recR gene encoding recombination protein RecR, whose amino-acid sequence MPNTTAIERLIQLLAKLPGLGPRSGRRAVLHLLNKRDQLMLPLAQALAETAETVKLCSTCGNLDTIDPCAICTDRRRDQSIICVVEDVADLWALERAHAFNGLYHVLGGTLSALEGIGPDDLGITRLIERARGPGRREVILATNATVEGQTTAHYIADRLAGIGLTVSRLAHGVPVGGELDYLDNGTLTAALKARRPV is encoded by the coding sequence ATGCCCAACACCACCGCGATCGAGCGCCTGATCCAGCTTCTGGCGAAGTTGCCCGGACTCGGGCCCCGCTCCGGCCGGCGGGCGGTCCTGCATCTGCTGAACAAGCGCGACCAGCTCATGCTGCCGCTCGCCCAAGCGCTGGCCGAGACGGCGGAGACGGTGAAGCTCTGCTCCACCTGCGGCAATCTCGACACCATCGATCCCTGCGCCATCTGCACCGACCGAAGGCGCGACCAATCGATCATCTGCGTAGTCGAGGACGTGGCCGATCTCTGGGCGCTCGAGCGCGCGCATGCCTTCAACGGCCTCTACCACGTGCTGGGCGGAACCCTGTCGGCCTTGGAGGGCATCGGGCCGGACGACCTCGGCATCACCCGCCTGATCGAGCGGGCCCGCGGCCCAGGCAGACGCGAGGTGATCCTCGCCACCAACGCCACGGTCGAGGGGCAGACCACCGCCCACTACATCGCCGACCGGCTCGCCGGAATCGGCCTCACCGTCTCGCGCCTCGCCCACGGCGTGCCGGTCGGCGGCGAGCTCGACTATCTCGATAACGGCACCTTGACCGCCGCCCTCAAGGCGCGACGCCCGGTGTGA
- a CDS encoding YbaB/EbfC family nucleoid-associated protein, protein MKNLGQMMKQAQQMQARMAEMQAKLDQVEVTGNAGGGMVEVTVTGKGEMRRIKIDPSLLVVSEAEVLEDLIVAAANDARTKVEAQLAEEMAKLTGGLKLPPGMKLPF, encoded by the coding sequence ATGAAGAATCTCGGCCAGATGATGAAGCAGGCGCAGCAGATGCAGGCGCGCATGGCGGAGATGCAAGCCAAGCTCGACCAGGTCGAGGTGACCGGCAATGCCGGCGGCGGCATGGTCGAGGTGACCGTCACCGGCAAGGGCGAGATGCGCCGCATCAAGATCGACCCCTCGCTCCTGGTGGTGAGCGAAGCCGAGGTCCTGGAGGATCTGATCGTGGCCGCCGCCAACGACGCCCGCACCAAGGTCGAAGCACAGCTCGCCGAAGAGATGGCCAAGCTCACCGGCGGCCTCAAGCTGCCGCCGGGCATGAAGCTGCCGTTTTGA